A portion of the Achromobacter sp. MFA1 R4 genome contains these proteins:
- a CDS encoding adenine phosphoribosyltransferase, producing MQTDNAEFIRRTIRSVPDWPQPGVTFRDITPVLQDPRAFRVLIDLFVYRYMRQRLDLVAGVDARGFIVGSVLAYELNLGFVPVRKKGKLPYRTVAEEYSLEYGNAAVEMHTDSVRTGQRVLLVDDLIATGGTMLAAIKLLQRLGANVVEAAAIIDLPDLGGSAKVAATGTPLYTVCQYGADTTP from the coding sequence ATGCAGACCGACAACGCCGAGTTCATCCGGCGCACCATCCGCAGCGTTCCGGATTGGCCTCAACCCGGTGTCACCTTCCGCGACATTACGCCGGTGCTGCAGGATCCCCGTGCGTTCCGGGTCCTGATCGATCTCTTCGTCTATCGCTACATGCGCCAGCGCCTGGATCTGGTGGCGGGCGTGGATGCGCGCGGTTTCATCGTCGGCAGCGTGCTGGCCTATGAGTTGAATCTGGGCTTCGTGCCCGTGCGCAAGAAGGGCAAGCTGCCGTATCGCACGGTGGCCGAGGAATATTCGCTGGAATATGGCAACGCGGCCGTCGAAATGCACACGGATTCGGTGCGCACCGGCCAGCGCGTCCTGCTGGTGGACGACCTGATCGCCACGGGCGGAACCATGCTCGCGGCCATCAAGCTGCTGCAGCGCCTGGGCGCCAACGTGGTGGAAGCCGCCGCCATCATCGACCTGCCGGACCTGGGTGGTTCCGCCAAGGTGGCCGCCACCGGCACGCCGCTCTACACGGTCTGTCAGTACGGCGCGGACACGACGCCGTAG
- a CDS encoding cytochrome ubiquinol oxidase subunit I has translation MIDLDVVNLSRFQFAATALYHFIFVPLTLGLSFMLAIMESVYVMTGRAIWKKMTMFWGTLFGINFALGVATGVVMEFQFGMNWSYYSHYVGDIFGAPLALEGLMAFFLEATFVGLFFFGWNRMSKVSHLVVTWLVAFGTNFSALWILIANGWMQNPVGAVFNPDTMRMEMTDFAAVIFNPVAQAKFVHTVSAGYVAGAMFVMSISAWYLLRGRHIDLAKRSMAVAASFGLAGALSVVVLGDESGYLTTEHQKMKIAAMESMWHTEPAPASFNLIAIPNQAERRNDFAIEIPYVMGIIGTRSLTTPLLGINDLILRAENRIRDGIVAYEALQKIRANPKDIDARMVFDRTWPDLGYALLVKRHQPDISKVTEADIKQAAIDTVPTVAPLFWAFRIMVAVGMYLILFFGVAFWLASRGRLDSRPGLLKVALWSLPLPWIAIESGWFVAEYGRQPWVIEGVLPTYYAASGLTMTDLVVSLSIFLVLYTVLLIIGVKVMLHAIKAGPKSDGPAPGAAAADPVHAAVRA, from the coding sequence ATGATTGATCTCGATGTCGTGAACCTGTCGCGGTTCCAGTTCGCCGCGACCGCGCTCTACCATTTCATCTTCGTCCCCCTCACGCTTGGCCTGTCGTTCATGCTGGCCATCATGGAAAGCGTGTATGTCATGACCGGCCGCGCCATCTGGAAAAAGATGACGATGTTCTGGGGCACGCTGTTCGGCATCAACTTCGCGTTGGGCGTGGCGACCGGCGTGGTGATGGAGTTCCAGTTCGGCATGAACTGGTCCTACTACAGCCACTACGTGGGCGACATCTTCGGCGCGCCGCTGGCGCTTGAAGGGCTGATGGCGTTCTTCCTGGAAGCCACCTTCGTCGGCCTGTTTTTCTTTGGCTGGAACCGCATGTCCAAGGTCAGCCACCTGGTGGTGACCTGGCTGGTGGCCTTCGGCACCAACTTCTCCGCGCTGTGGATCCTGATCGCCAACGGCTGGATGCAGAACCCGGTCGGCGCCGTCTTCAATCCCGACACCATGCGGATGGAAATGACCGATTTCGCCGCGGTCATCTTCAACCCCGTCGCGCAGGCCAAGTTCGTGCATACGGTCAGCGCCGGGTATGTGGCGGGCGCCATGTTCGTCATGTCGATCAGCGCGTGGTATCTGCTGCGCGGCCGCCATATCGACCTGGCCAAGCGCTCCATGGCGGTGGCTGCCAGCTTCGGCCTGGCCGGCGCGCTGTCGGTGGTGGTGCTGGGCGACGAAAGCGGCTACCTCACCACCGAGCACCAGAAGATGAAGATCGCGGCCATGGAATCCATGTGGCACACCGAGCCCGCGCCCGCGTCCTTCAACCTGATCGCGATCCCGAACCAGGCCGAGCGCCGTAACGACTTCGCCATCGAGATTCCCTACGTGATGGGCATCATCGGCACCCGTTCGCTGACCACGCCGCTCCTGGGCATCAACGACCTGATCCTGCGCGCCGAAAATCGCATCCGCGACGGCATCGTGGCCTACGAGGCCCTGCAGAAGATCCGCGCCAATCCCAAGGACATCGATGCGCGCATGGTGTTCGACCGGACCTGGCCGGACCTGGGCTACGCGCTGCTCGTCAAGCGCCACCAGCCTGACATCAGCAAGGTCACCGAGGCGGACATCAAGCAGGCCGCCATCGATACCGTGCCGACCGTGGCGCCGCTGTTCTGGGCGTTCCGCATCATGGTCGCGGTGGGCATGTACCTGATCCTGTTCTTCGGCGTGGCGTTCTGGCTCGCCTCGCGCGGCCGCCTGGACAGCCGGCCCGGCCTGCTGAAGGTGGCGCTGTGGAGCCTGCCGCTGCCCTGGATCGCCATTGAAAGCGGCTGGTTCGTCGCCGAGTATGGCCGCCAGCCCTGGGTGATCGAAGGCGTGCTGCCGACCTACTACGCGGCGTCTGGCCTCACGATGACCGACCTGGTGGTCAGCCTGTCGATCTTCCTGGTGCTGTACACCGTGCTGCTGATCATCGGCGTCAAGGTGATGCTGCATGCCATCAAGGCCGGACCCAAATCCGACGGACCGGCGCCTGGCGCCGCCGCCGCCGATCCTGTCCACGCCGCCGTGCGCGCCTGA
- a CDS encoding SIS domain-containing protein has product MTDHPTPSSATALASARRTLQIESQGLQDLSARLDDSFTQVVDMLLACRGRVVVSGIGKTGHIARKIAATLASTGTPAFFVHAAEAVHGDLGMITRDDVLIAISYSGSGEELLTILPVVRRMGAGLVAITGNPQSELARQADIHLDASVAQEACPLNLAPTASTTAALALGDALAVACLEARGFGPQDFARSHPGGALGRRLLTHVRDVMRQGNALPIVLAGTPVSQALEVMSSKGMGMTVVTDAQHHPLGIFTDGDLRRLIARHGDIRSLTVESGMTRSPRSINPEALAVEAARQMDELRLNHMLVMDNDGALVGALHMHDLMAAKVV; this is encoded by the coding sequence ATGACCGACCATCCCACCCCATCGTCCGCCACCGCGCTGGCATCTGCGCGCAGAACGCTCCAAATTGAAAGCCAGGGCCTGCAGGACCTGTCCGCCAGGCTGGATGACAGCTTCACGCAGGTCGTGGACATGCTGCTGGCGTGCCGCGGCCGCGTGGTGGTGAGCGGCATCGGAAAAACGGGACACATCGCCCGCAAGATCGCCGCGACGCTGGCCTCCACGGGCACCCCGGCCTTCTTCGTGCACGCCGCCGAAGCCGTGCATGGCGACCTGGGCATGATCACCCGCGACGACGTGCTGATCGCGATTTCGTACTCCGGCTCGGGCGAGGAACTCCTCACCATCCTGCCGGTGGTGCGCCGCATGGGCGCCGGGCTGGTGGCGATCACCGGCAACCCGCAGTCCGAACTGGCGCGCCAGGCCGACATCCATCTGGACGCCAGCGTGGCCCAGGAGGCGTGCCCGCTCAACCTGGCGCCCACCGCAAGCACCACGGCCGCGCTCGCCCTGGGCGACGCCCTGGCCGTCGCCTGCCTGGAGGCGCGCGGTTTCGGGCCGCAGGATTTTGCCCGCTCGCACCCGGGCGGCGCGCTCGGCCGCCGTTTGCTCACCCACGTGCGCGACGTCATGCGCCAGGGCAATGCGCTGCCCATCGTCCTGGCCGGCACCCCGGTGTCGCAGGCGCTGGAAGTCATGTCGTCCAAGGGCATGGGCATGACGGTCGTGACCGACGCGCAGCACCATCCCCTGGGCATCTTCACCGACGGCGACCTGCGCCGTCTCATCGCGCGGCATGGCGACATCCGCAGCCTGACCGTCGAGTCGGGCATGACGCGCTCGCCGCGCAGCATCAATCCCGAGGCGCTGGCCGTCGAAGCCGCCCGGCAGATGGACGAACTACGGCTCAATCACATGCTGGTGATGGACAATGACGGCGCGCTGGTCGGCGCGTTGCACATGCATGATCTGATGGCCGCTAAAGTGGTATGA
- the cydD gene encoding thiol reductant ABC exporter subunit CydD, translated as MSGGASSLEHDPSASLQKPPREQSRWLMGLARTARFPLILAGAAPLVGGALLVVQAWLLASVLDSAIVGQVPRHELLGGILGIAALMLLRACIAWAGERAGADASERIKRHVRQSLFQRLVRSGPYWSRGKASGELASAVVDQVEALDGFFAKYLPAMAAAAMLPVAFSVVLLPMDVVAGLVLLITAPLIPLFMALVGWGAQGASRRHLRAFARLSGFFADRLRGLSTLKLYGRAQAEAQSVVAASDALRQRTMSVLRIAFLSSAVLEFFAALGVAGVAVYIGLTYLGFLDVRWSPLTLQAGLFCLLMAPEVYAPLRQFAAHYHDRQTALAAVTQIAVLFDGLPQYAGDEAAKAAAPTAAPVHASQGAGLVMTGLRVEAPGRGHAVLSDAAFTLAPGEHVALMGPSGAGKTTLIEAIARLRPAGGDIRIDGLPLAQWEEGALRQRVALIGQRPQLLAGSIADNIRLGRPGATDLQVQDAARRACVLEFAQDLPQGLDTPLGSRGHGLSGGQAQRVALARLFLRDPGLILLDEPTAHLDEATQARVLDEILEFAAGRTLLLATHAPAVAARFGRVARVAHGAVEDA; from the coding sequence GTGAGCGGCGGCGCAAGCAGCCTCGAGCACGATCCGTCCGCGTCCCTGCAGAAGCCGCCGCGCGAGCAGTCGCGGTGGCTGATGGGACTGGCCAGGACAGCGCGCTTTCCGCTGATCCTGGCCGGCGCCGCGCCGCTGGTCGGCGGGGCCCTGCTGGTCGTCCAGGCATGGCTGCTGGCCAGCGTGCTCGATTCGGCGATCGTCGGCCAGGTGCCGAGGCATGAACTGCTGGGCGGCATCCTCGGCATTGCGGCGCTGATGCTGCTGCGCGCCTGCATCGCCTGGGCGGGCGAGCGCGCCGGCGCCGATGCGTCCGAACGGATCAAGCGCCATGTGCGCCAATCGCTGTTCCAGCGGCTGGTGCGCAGCGGACCGTACTGGAGCCGGGGCAAGGCGTCGGGCGAACTGGCGAGCGCGGTGGTCGACCAGGTCGAGGCGCTGGACGGTTTCTTCGCCAAGTATCTCCCCGCCATGGCCGCCGCCGCCATGCTGCCGGTGGCGTTCTCCGTGGTGCTGCTGCCCATGGATGTCGTCGCCGGCCTGGTCCTGCTGATCACGGCGCCGCTGATTCCGCTGTTCATGGCGCTGGTGGGGTGGGGCGCGCAAGGCGCCAGCCGCCGTCACCTGCGCGCCTTCGCGCGCCTGTCGGGCTTTTTCGCGGACCGGCTGCGCGGCCTGTCCACGCTCAAACTGTATGGACGCGCCCAGGCCGAGGCCCAGTCCGTCGTGGCCGCCAGCGATGCGCTGCGCCAGCGCACGATGTCGGTGCTGCGCATCGCGTTCCTGTCGTCGGCCGTGCTGGAATTCTTTGCCGCCCTGGGCGTGGCGGGCGTTGCTGTCTACATCGGCCTGACCTACCTGGGATTCCTGGACGTGCGCTGGTCGCCGCTGACCTTGCAGGCCGGGCTGTTCTGCCTGCTGATGGCGCCGGAGGTCTACGCGCCGCTGCGCCAGTTCGCGGCCCATTATCACGACCGCCAGACGGCGCTTGCCGCCGTCACGCAGATCGCCGTCCTGTTCGACGGCCTGCCCCAGTACGCCGGCGATGAGGCCGCCAAGGCGGCCGCGCCCACCGCCGCGCCCGTGCACGCCAGCCAGGGCGCCGGCCTTGTCATGACCGGCCTGCGCGTCGAGGCGCCGGGCCGCGGCCACGCGGTGCTGTCCGACGCCGCATTCACGCTGGCGCCGGGCGAGCACGTGGCGTTGATGGGGCCCAGCGGCGCCGGCAAGACCACGCTCATCGAAGCCATCGCGCGCCTGCGGCCGGCCGGCGGCGATATCCGCATCGACGGCCTGCCCCTGGCGCAGTGGGAAGAAGGCGCCTTGCGCCAGCGCGTGGCGCTGATCGGCCAGCGGCCCCAACTGCTGGCCGGGTCCATCGCCGACAACATCCGTTTGGGCCGTCCCGGCGCCACGGACCTGCAGGTGCAGGACGCCGCGCGCCGCGCCTGTGTGCTTGAATTCGCGCAAGACCTGCCGCAAGGGCTGGACACCCCGCTCGGCAGCCGCGGCCATGGCCTGTCCGGCGGACAGGCGCAGCGCGTGGCGCTGGCCCGCCTGTTCCTGCGCGACCCTGGCCTGATCCTGCTGGACGAGCCCACCGCGCACCTGGACGAGGCCACGCAGGCCCGCGTCCTGGACGAAATCCTGGAATTTGCCGCCGGCCGCACCTTGCTGCTGGCCACGCACGCGCCGGCAGTCGCCGCCCGGTTCGGCCGGGTGGCGCGCGTTGCGCACGGCGCTGTGGAAGACGCATGA
- the cydC gene encoding thiol reductant ABC exporter subunit CydC: MKNLLLLLPLYARRKSGLLLALFCALATVAAGVGLLGVSGWFLTGAFLAGAGSVFNLFAPSALVRGLSFLRIVSRYADRVVGHSATLRLLADLRAMVFAALIRLTPRQLARYRSGDLVARMTNDVDALDTVFLFVLAPLATAVLAGAVLTVVLGQWLPAAALVFALALLTACAAVPLWLVRAARKPGAAAQESAAGLRAATLDAVDGHADMVAMHAQDQTLAHFNGLCEASARARRSQARVAVRGQWFLQVCAGIAVLALLWFGLAAHEAGRIEGPILAGLLLAVIGIFEVAGPIMRGASRMGSAMSAAARIREITQCLPDMQDPPVPRPLPARGALELDGVRFAYPARTPGDSTPVLHDISLRIEPGERVAILGASGAGKSTLLHLILRLEDPQAGQVRFGGCDARECAQADWHRRIALLSQDSPLFLGTLRTNLLIGDPDADDATLWRALDAARLGDFVRGLPDGLDTWAGETGSQLSAGQARRLCLARALLAPAAILVLDEPTAGLDAAAESAFFADLEHAVRGRTVVLATHAALPDGAVHRRHVLRDGTLHDMSSQAAILA; this comes from the coding sequence ATGAAAAACCTGTTGCTGCTCCTGCCCCTGTACGCGCGCCGTAAAAGCGGGCTTTTGCTCGCATTGTTCTGCGCGCTCGCCACGGTGGCCGCGGGTGTGGGCCTGCTTGGCGTGTCGGGCTGGTTCCTGACGGGCGCGTTCCTGGCCGGCGCCGGCAGTGTCTTCAATCTGTTCGCGCCCTCGGCGCTGGTGCGTGGGCTCTCGTTCCTACGGATCGTGTCGCGGTATGCGGACCGGGTGGTCGGGCATTCGGCCACGCTGCGCCTCTTGGCCGATCTGCGCGCCATGGTGTTCGCGGCGCTGATCCGGCTGACACCGCGCCAGCTCGCGCGCTATCGCAGCGGCGATCTGGTCGCCCGCATGACGAACGACGTCGACGCGCTGGACACGGTGTTCCTGTTCGTGCTGGCGCCGCTGGCGACGGCGGTCCTCGCGGGCGCCGTGCTGACGGTCGTGCTGGGGCAATGGCTGCCCGCCGCCGCGCTGGTCTTCGCGCTGGCGCTGCTGACGGCGTGCGCGGCGGTGCCCCTGTGGCTGGTGCGCGCGGCGCGCAAGCCGGGCGCGGCGGCGCAGGAAAGCGCGGCGGGGCTGCGCGCCGCCACGCTGGACGCCGTGGATGGCCATGCGGACATGGTGGCGATGCATGCGCAGGACCAGACACTGGCGCATTTCAATGGCCTGTGCGAGGCGAGCGCCCGGGCGCGGCGCAGCCAGGCGCGGGTGGCGGTGCGCGGGCAATGGTTCCTGCAGGTGTGCGCGGGCATTGCGGTGCTGGCGCTGCTGTGGTTCGGCCTGGCCGCGCACGAGGCGGGCCGCATCGAGGGGCCGATCCTGGCCGGCCTGCTGCTGGCTGTCATCGGCATCTTCGAGGTGGCCGGCCCCATCATGCGCGGCGCTTCCCGCATGGGGTCGGCGATGTCGGCGGCTGCGCGCATCCGCGAGATCACGCAGTGCCTGCCCGACATGCAGGATCCGCCCGTGCCGCGTCCGCTGCCCGCCCGCGGCGCGCTGGAACTGGACGGTGTGCGCTTTGCCTACCCGGCGCGCACGCCGGGCGACAGCACCCCGGTGCTGCATGACATCAGCCTGCGCATCGAGCCGGGCGAACGCGTGGCCATTTTGGGCGCCAGCGGCGCGGGCAAGTCCACGCTGCTGCATCTGATCCTGCGGCTCGAGGATCCGCAGGCCGGGCAGGTCAGGTTTGGTGGCTGCGATGCGCGCGAATGCGCGCAGGCGGACTGGCATCGACGGATCGCGCTGCTGTCGCAGGATTCGCCGCTGTTCCTGGGCACGCTGCGCACCAACCTGCTGATCGGCGACCCGGACGCCGACGATGCCACGCTGTGGCGCGCCCTGGACGCGGCCAGGCTGGGCGACTTCGTGCGCGGCCTGCCTGACGGCCTGGACACCTGGGCGGGCGAAACCGGTTCGCAGCTGTCGGCCGGACAGGCGCGCCGGCTGTGCCTGGCAAGGGCGCTGCTGGCGCCGGCCGCCATCCTCGTGCTGGACGAGCCGACCGCGGGGCTGGACGCCGCGGCCGAGTCCGCGTTCTTCGCCGACCTTGAACATGCGGTGCGCGGACGCACCGTGGTGCTGGCGACGCACGCGGCCCTGCCCGACGGCGCGGTGCATCGTCGCCATGTTCTGCGCGATGGAACGTTGCATGACATGTCATCGCAAGCGGCAATCCTGGCTTAA
- the purT gene encoding formate-dependent phosphoribosylglycinamide formyltransferase, producing the protein MSSIPSPVLGTPLSPLATRVMLLGSGELGKEVIIALQRLGVEVIAVDRYADAPGHQVAHRAHVVSMTDPQALRQIIEQEQPHVIVPEIEAIATSLLVELEAAGVARVTPTARAAQLTMNREGIRRLAAETLGLPTSPYRFVDTEEELRQATEGDIGYPCVIKPVMSSSGKGQSVIKSADDVASAWRYAQEGGRVGGGRAIVEGFIRFDYEITLLTVRARGADGQVETRYCEPIGHKQVDGDYVESWQPHPMSPAALQRAREIALAVTSELGGLGIFGVELFVAGDQVWFSEVSPRPHDTGMVTMITQVQNEFELHARALLGLPVDTSLRQPGASSVIYGGVEAAAVSFHNVAEALAEPGTDIRLFGKPESFVKRRMGVGLAVAEDVAAARAKAKRVSAAVTVKAG; encoded by the coding sequence ATGTCCAGCATTCCCAGTCCCGTCCTTGGCACGCCACTGTCCCCCCTGGCTACCCGCGTCATGTTGCTGGGTTCCGGAGAATTGGGCAAAGAGGTCATCATCGCCCTGCAGCGGCTGGGCGTGGAGGTCATTGCGGTGGATCGGTATGCCGACGCCCCTGGCCACCAGGTGGCGCATCGGGCGCATGTGGTCTCGATGACGGACCCGCAGGCCCTGCGGCAGATCATCGAGCAGGAGCAGCCGCACGTTATTGTCCCCGAAATCGAAGCCATTGCCACCAGCCTGCTGGTGGAACTGGAAGCGGCCGGCGTGGCGCGGGTCACCCCGACCGCCCGCGCGGCCCAGCTCACCATGAACCGCGAGGGCATCCGCCGGCTGGCGGCCGAGACCCTGGGCCTGCCCACCTCGCCGTACCGTTTCGTGGATACCGAGGAAGAACTGCGCCAGGCCACCGAAGGCGACATTGGCTATCCGTGCGTCATCAAGCCGGTCATGTCGTCCTCGGGCAAGGGCCAGTCCGTCATCAAGAGCGCCGACGACGTAGCGTCCGCCTGGCGTTACGCCCAGGAAGGGGGGCGGGTCGGGGGCGGCCGCGCCATCGTCGAGGGCTTCATCCGCTTCGACTACGAAATCACGCTCCTGACCGTGCGCGCCCGGGGCGCCGACGGCCAGGTCGAGACCCGCTATTGCGAGCCCATCGGCCACAAGCAGGTCGACGGCGATTACGTCGAAAGCTGGCAGCCGCACCCCATGTCGCCCGCGGCGCTCCAGCGTGCCCGGGAAATCGCGCTGGCCGTGACGTCCGAACTGGGCGGGCTGGGCATTTTTGGCGTGGAGCTCTTCGTGGCCGGCGACCAGGTCTGGTTCTCCGAGGTCAGCCCCCGTCCGCACGACACCGGCATGGTCACCATGATTACCCAGGTGCAGAACGAATTCGAGCTGCACGCCCGCGCCCTGCTTGGGCTGCCGGTGGATACCAGCCTGCGCCAGCCGGGCGCCAGCAGCGTCATTTACGGGGGCGTGGAGGCTGCCGCGGTCTCGTTCCACAACGTGGCCGAAGCCCTGGCCGAGCCGGGCACCGACATCCGGCTCTTCGGCAAGCCCGAATCCTTCGTCAAGCGCCGCATGGGCGTGGGCCTGGCCGTGGCCGAAGACGTCGCCGCCGCCCGCGCCAAGGCCAAGCGCGTGTCCGCCGCCGTGACCGTCAAGGCCGGCTGA
- a CDS encoding GbsR/MarR family transcriptional regulator translates to MALSPQIERFVLHFGEMGSRWGVNRTVGQIYALLFLAPKPLNADDIAEGLGFSRSNVSLGLKELQSWRLVKLIHQVGDRRDYFETPKDVWEIFRILMEEKRKREVDPTLTLLRDTLLESPSGADEAYAQQRMTEMLELIELSTGWFDEVQRLPPETLQSLMKLGSKVQKVLGFAGKLRGKG, encoded by the coding sequence ATGGCGCTTTCCCCCCAGATCGAACGTTTTGTCCTGCACTTCGGTGAAATGGGCAGCCGCTGGGGCGTGAATCGCACGGTCGGCCAGATCTACGCCCTGCTGTTCCTGGCGCCCAAGCCGCTCAACGCCGACGACATCGCCGAGGGCCTGGGCTTCTCGCGCTCGAACGTCAGCCTCGGATTGAAAGAGCTGCAATCCTGGCGCCTGGTCAAACTGATCCACCAGGTGGGCGACCGCCGCGACTACTTCGAGACTCCCAAGGACGTCTGGGAGATCTTCCGCATCCTGATGGAAGAAAAGCGCAAGCGCGAAGTCGATCCCACCCTGACCCTGCTGCGCGACACCCTGCTGGAGTCGCCGTCCGGCGCGGACGAGGCCTACGCGCAACAACGAATGACCGAAATGCTGGAGCTCATCGAACTGTCCACCGGGTGGTTCGACGAGGTTCAACGACTGCCGCCAGAAACCCTCCAAAGCCTGATGAAACTTGGTTCCAAGGTGCAGAAGGTGCTGGGCTTTGCCGGCAAATTGCGAGGCAAGGGCTGA
- the cydB gene encoding cytochrome d ubiquinol oxidase subunit II, producing the protein MDTLIPIDYGTLRVVWWVLLGALLIGFAVMDGFDLGVAALLPVVAKTDAERRIVINVVGPVWEGNQVWLITAGGAIFAAWPLLYAASFSGFYLAMMLVLIALILRPVGFKYRSKMEGTRWRNRWDAVLCFSGVVASLVFGVAMGNIILGVPFTFEALTLRPVYEGHFFQLFMPFALLAGVLSVVMLAMHGAVLLAWRTDDPVSSRARNWGRLCALLTAALFVAGGFWVAGGVPGHAITSAVDMAAPSDPMLKTVSVQTGAWMANYAKWPWMWIAPVLGVAGAVLAALLLTVRANVLAFLSSSASIAGVILTVGFSLFPFIMPSSTNPKAGLTIWDGSSSHLTLWIMVIAVAVFLPIVTVYTGWVYRVMRGKVTHDSVGDTPNSY; encoded by the coding sequence ATGGATACCCTTATTCCTATCGACTACGGCACGCTGCGCGTCGTGTGGTGGGTGCTGCTGGGCGCCTTGCTCATCGGCTTTGCCGTCATGGACGGCTTTGACCTGGGCGTGGCCGCGCTGCTGCCGGTGGTCGCCAAGACCGACGCCGAGCGCCGCATCGTCATCAACGTGGTGGGGCCGGTCTGGGAAGGCAACCAGGTCTGGCTGATCACCGCGGGCGGCGCCATCTTCGCCGCCTGGCCCTTGCTGTATGCCGCGTCGTTCTCCGGCTTCTATCTGGCGATGATGCTGGTGCTCATTGCGCTGATCCTGCGGCCGGTGGGCTTCAAGTACCGGAGCAAGATGGAAGGCACCCGCTGGCGCAACCGCTGGGACGCCGTGCTGTGCTTCTCGGGCGTGGTGGCGTCGCTGGTGTTCGGCGTCGCCATGGGCAACATCATCCTGGGCGTGCCGTTCACATTCGAGGCGCTGACCCTGCGCCCCGTCTATGAAGGCCACTTCTTCCAGTTGTTCATGCCCTTTGCGCTGCTCGCTGGCGTGCTGAGCGTGGTCATGCTGGCGATGCACGGCGCGGTGCTGCTCGCCTGGCGCACGGACGATCCCGTCTCGTCGCGGGCCCGCAACTGGGGGCGCCTGTGCGCCTTGCTGACCGCCGCGCTCTTCGTGGCCGGTGGCTTCTGGGTGGCGGGCGGCGTGCCGGGCCATGCGATCACCAGCGCGGTCGACATGGCCGCGCCGTCCGATCCCATGCTCAAGACGGTGTCGGTCCAGACCGGCGCCTGGATGGCCAACTACGCGAAGTGGCCGTGGATGTGGATCGCGCCCGTCCTGGGCGTGGCCGGCGCGGTGCTTGCGGCCCTGCTGCTGACCGTGCGCGCCAACGTGCTGGCGTTCCTGTCGTCGTCGGCCTCGATCGCCGGCGTGATCCTGACGGTGGGCTTCTCGCTCTTTCCGTTCATCATGCCCTCGTCGACCAATCCGAAGGCCGGCCTGACGATCTGGGACGGATCTTCCAGCCACCTGACGCTGTGGATCATGGTGATCGCAGTCGCCGTCTTCCTGCCCATCGTGACCGTCTACACCGGCTGGGTGTATCGCGTCATGCGCGGCAAGGTCACCCATGATTCGGTGGGCGACACGCCCAACTCGTACTGA
- the cydX gene encoding cytochrome bd-I oxidase subunit CydX, whose translation MWYFSWILGLGLACAFAILNAMWFELREGHTHDPRASRDDE comes from the coding sequence ATGTGGTATTTCTCGTGGATTCTCGGCCTGGGCCTGGCGTGCGCATTCGCCATCCTCAATGCAATGTGGTTCGAGCTGCGCGAGGGTCATACGCATGACCCGCGTGCCAGCCGCGACGACGAGTGA
- a CDS encoding LysR family transcriptional regulator translates to MDIQLNDIALFVEVAKRKNFSHAAEALNIPTSTLSRRVSELERSVGMRLLNRSTRKIDLTEAGAIYFERCRHIVEEARIAHDQLLDMAVQPKGRLRISLPSSLAQLFLPAVIREFREQHPDIECDFDLSMRPIDPISNPFDLILRFGQQPDSSLISRKIVLMAHQLYASPDYLARHGEPRVPADLSHHECLRPTMREDSSFWMLHSGDKVERVQVSGRLSANNVGMLGRLAGHGLGITPLLVFDAMERAIKQAGLVRVLPEWSLTPLPLFALLPSRMLPAKTKAFLDFIQPRLSDA, encoded by the coding sequence ATGGACATTCAGCTTAACGACATCGCGCTATTCGTCGAGGTCGCCAAGCGCAAGAACTTCAGCCACGCCGCCGAGGCCCTGAATATCCCGACGTCCACGCTCTCGCGCCGCGTGAGCGAACTGGAACGCAGCGTGGGCATGCGCCTGCTCAATCGCAGCACGCGCAAGATCGATCTCACCGAGGCGGGCGCCATTTATTTCGAGCGCTGCCGGCACATCGTCGAAGAAGCGCGCATCGCGCACGACCAGTTGCTCGACATGGCGGTGCAGCCCAAGGGCCGCCTGCGCATCTCGCTGCCCAGCAGCCTGGCGCAATTGTTCCTGCCCGCCGTGATCCGCGAGTTCCGCGAACAGCATCCCGACATCGAGTGCGACTTCGATCTGAGCATGCGCCCGATCGACCCCATCAGCAATCCGTTCGACCTGATCCTGCGTTTCGGGCAGCAGCCCGATTCCAGCCTGATCTCGCGCAAGATCGTGCTGATGGCGCACCAGCTCTACGCCTCCCCCGACTACCTGGCCCGCCACGGCGAACCGCGGGTGCCGGCGGATCTGTCGCACCACGAATGCCTGCGGCCGACGATGCGCGAGGACTCCTCCTTCTGGATGCTCCATTCAGGCGACAAGGTTGAACGCGTGCAGGTATCGGGCCGCCTGTCGGCCAACAATGTGGGCATGCTGGGGCGCCTGGCCGGCCATGGGCTGGGCATCACGCCGCTGCTGGTGTTCGATGCGATGGAGCGCGCCATCAAGCAAGCGGGCCTGGTGCGCGTCCTGCCCGAATGGAGCCTGACTCCCCTGCCCCTCTTTGCGCTGCTGCCCTCGCGCATGCTGCCCGCCAAGACCAAGGCTTTCCTGGATTTCATCCAGCCCCGGCTTTCAGACGCATAA